Genomic segment of Methanobacterium spitsbergense:
CTGTCCAATGTGCCAAAAACCAATACCTTTATCAGAAAAATTCTGTTCACCCAAGTGCGAGCAGATTTACAATGAAAACCAGAGGAAAGTTGCAAAATCAAGAAGAGTACTTTATATAATATTTGCAGTATTCATTATAATATGGCTTTTCTTTACTTTAAAAGGTAGAATAGGTTTATAATTAATTTTTTTTTATTATTTGAGGCTGTCTCATAATTAACTTTTTTCGAATTTTTTTTTGTTCTTGTTTTTAG
This window contains:
- a CDS encoding DUF2116 family Zn-ribbon domain-containing protein yields the protein MTDQHKHCPMCQKPIPLSEKFCSPKCEQIYNENQRKVAKSRRVLYIIFAVFIIIWLFFTLKGRIGL